The following are encoded together in the Streptomyces tsukubensis genome:
- a CDS encoding SAM-dependent methyltransferase: MERPAWAPQGIDISVPSVSRIYDYYLGGSHNFEVDREAAREAMSHLPGLPKIMQANRAFMRRAVRFAAAEGVTQFLDIGSGIPTFGSVHEVAREVSPGAKVVYVDHDPVAVAHTEAVLAGDEAAAVVSADLRKPAEVLTAPGVRDLLDLERPVALLLVAILHFIEDADDPYGAVAELSRSLAPGSMIILTHATYENIPLSHEQAGGAVDVYRNIRNPLAMRSAEEIAGFFAGYEMVEPGVVPLARWRPETDPGQEDPYAFSGFAGVGRKA; encoded by the coding sequence ATGGAGCGTCCCGCCTGGGCCCCGCAGGGTATCGACATCTCGGTGCCGAGCGTGTCCCGCATCTACGACTACTACCTGGGCGGTTCGCACAACTTCGAGGTCGACAGGGAGGCGGCCCGCGAGGCCATGAGCCACCTGCCGGGACTACCGAAGATCATGCAGGCCAACCGGGCGTTCATGCGCCGTGCCGTCCGATTCGCCGCCGCCGAGGGCGTCACCCAGTTCCTCGACATAGGGTCCGGCATACCGACCTTCGGCAGCGTCCACGAGGTGGCGAGGGAAGTCTCTCCTGGCGCCAAGGTGGTCTATGTCGATCACGATCCGGTCGCCGTCGCGCACACGGAGGCGGTACTGGCCGGGGACGAGGCCGCCGCCGTCGTGTCAGCCGATCTCCGCAAGCCTGCGGAGGTACTGACCGCGCCCGGCGTACGCGACCTCCTCGACCTCGAACGCCCCGTCGCTCTCCTGCTCGTGGCCATCCTGCACTTCATCGAGGACGCCGACGACCCCTACGGCGCGGTCGCCGAGCTGAGCCGGTCGCTCGCACCCGGCAGCATGATCATTCTGACGCACGCCACCTATGAGAACATCCCGCTCAGCCACGAACAGGCGGGTGGTGCGGTCGACGTCTACCGCAATATCCGCAATCCGCTGGCCATGCGCTCGGCGGAGGAGATCGCCGGGTTCTTCGCCGGGTACGAGATGGTCGAGCCCGGTGTGGTACCCCTCGCCCGCTGGCGGCCCGAGACGGATCCGGGCCAGGAAGATCCGTATGCCTTCTCAGGCTTCGCCGGGGTGGGGCGCAAAGCGTGA
- a CDS encoding putative bifunctional diguanylate cyclase/phosphodiesterase — protein sequence METHDGPEDRVRRFAAIWSRAIFPVTATSLTRPEFESLLLPLARDLRDALAARTFEPARAQAMGAALIDAHCTDPDVLSRTLDVVDAYLVLYCGVGSPQDELRARSSRLQHAIAAGFARALRERTLAEQEAISRAALSARAAVETALHASEARFRAVFEGAALGIAIASLDGKILEVNDAHTAMFGGRMHGRSVLDSGHPDDAPTVWKLYDELVRGEREYFRVEKPYYRGDGTNLWTNLTVSLLRDPEGRPCYQLALLEDTTERRLLNLRLRYEATHDALTGLPNRTLFFERLEKALTAGTGQRFGLCYLDLDGFKTINDSLGHAAGDRLLVEVADRLQSCATGHGEMVARLGGDEFVALTTGADSAEESSEMAGRIMNVLSNPIRIEGRELTVRGSIGIVEGPAAGERGPAEVLRSADITMYRAKAAGGNRYEMADDAADARAITRHSLTTALPAALERGEFFVEYQPLVRLGDGSVRGAEALVRWSHPQHGILGPDRFIPLAEHTGLIVPLGRWVLDQSVRQAREWQRLFGADEDVLRVNVNLSPCQLHHPRLVAETVEILERTGLEPGALCLEVTESALIGADDDLLKPLRRLAEMGVDIALDDFGTGYSNLANLRRLPVSVLKLDRSFTQGMQQFPADPVDLKIVEGIVSLAHSLDLAVTVEGVETGAQADQLRELGCDTAQGWYYARPGPADQVRALSLVDAASG from the coding sequence ATGGAGACACACGACGGCCCCGAGGACCGGGTACGCAGATTCGCCGCCATCTGGAGCCGCGCGATCTTCCCGGTCACCGCGACTTCGCTGACCAGACCCGAATTCGAGTCGCTTCTCCTGCCGTTGGCCCGCGACCTGCGTGACGCGCTGGCGGCAAGGACCTTCGAACCTGCCCGTGCCCAGGCGATGGGCGCCGCCCTCATCGACGCGCACTGCACCGATCCCGATGTGCTCAGCCGCACCCTCGACGTGGTGGACGCCTACCTCGTCCTGTACTGCGGTGTGGGCAGTCCCCAGGACGAGCTGCGCGCCCGCAGCTCCCGCCTTCAGCACGCCATCGCCGCCGGGTTCGCCCGCGCCCTGCGCGAACGCACCCTGGCGGAGCAGGAGGCCATCAGCCGCGCAGCCCTCTCCGCCCGCGCCGCGGTGGAGACCGCGCTGCACGCCAGCGAGGCCCGCTTCCGCGCCGTCTTCGAGGGCGCCGCCCTCGGCATCGCCATCGCCTCGCTCGACGGCAAGATCCTTGAGGTGAACGACGCGCACACCGCGATGTTCGGCGGCCGGATGCACGGCCGCAGCGTCCTGGACTCGGGCCACCCCGACGACGCCCCTACCGTCTGGAAGCTCTACGACGAACTGGTGCGGGGCGAGCGTGAGTACTTCCGGGTCGAGAAGCCCTACTACCGGGGCGACGGCACCAATCTGTGGACCAACCTGACGGTGTCGCTGCTGCGGGACCCCGAGGGGAGGCCCTGCTATCAGCTGGCGCTGCTTGAGGACACCACGGAGCGCCGGCTGCTCAACCTCCGTCTGCGCTACGAGGCGACCCACGACGCGCTCACCGGCCTGCCCAACCGCACCCTCTTCTTCGAACGTCTGGAGAAGGCCCTCACCGCGGGGACGGGCCAGCGCTTCGGGCTCTGCTATCTGGACCTCGACGGCTTCAAGACGATCAATGACAGCCTCGGGCACGCCGCAGGGGACCGCCTGCTCGTCGAGGTGGCCGATCGCCTCCAGTCCTGCGCCACCGGCCACGGCGAGATGGTCGCCAGGCTCGGTGGTGACGAGTTCGTGGCGCTCACGACAGGGGCGGACAGCGCGGAGGAGAGCAGCGAGATGGCCGGGCGCATCATGAACGTCCTGTCGAACCCCATCCGGATAGAGGGCAGGGAACTCACCGTCCGGGGCAGTATCGGCATCGTCGAGGGCCCCGCCGCGGGCGAACGAGGCCCCGCCGAGGTGCTGCGCAGCGCCGACATCACGATGTACCGGGCCAAGGCGGCGGGTGGAAACCGCTACGAGATGGCCGACGACGCGGCGGACGCCCGTGCCATCACCAGGCACAGCCTGACGACCGCGCTGCCGGCCGCACTGGAGCGCGGCGAGTTCTTCGTCGAGTACCAGCCGCTGGTGCGGCTCGGTGACGGAAGTGTGCGCGGGGCCGAGGCTCTGGTGCGCTGGTCGCATCCGCAGCACGGCATACTCGGGCCCGACCGCTTCATCCCGCTCGCCGAGCACACCGGACTGATAGTGCCCCTCGGCCGCTGGGTCCTCGACCAGTCCGTACGGCAGGCCAGGGAGTGGCAGCGGCTCTTCGGCGCCGACGAGGACGTGCTGCGTGTCAACGTCAACCTCTCCCCCTGCCAGCTCCACCACCCCAGGCTGGTCGCGGAGACCGTCGAGATCCTGGAGCGCACCGGTCTCGAACCGGGCGCCCTCTGCCTCGAAGTCACCGAGTCGGCGCTGATCGGCGCCGACGACGACCTGCTGAAGCCGCTGCGCAGGCTGGCCGAGATGGGCGTCGACATAGCTCTCGACGACTTCGGCACCGGCTACTCCAACCTCGCCAATCTCCGCAGGCTCCCGGTGAGCGTCCTCAAGCTCGACCGCTCCTTCACCCAGGGGATGCAGCAGTTCCCCGCGGACCCCGTGGACCTGAAGATCGTGGAGGGGATCGTCTCCCTGGCCCACAGCCTCGACCTCGCCGTCACGGTCGAGGGGGTCGAGACCGGCGCCCAGGCCGACCAGCTCAGGGAACTGGGCTGCGACACCGCGCAGGGCTGGTACTACGCGAGGCCGGGCCCCGCCGACCAGGTCAGGGCGCTCTCGCTGGTGGACGCGGCCTCGGGCTGA
- a CDS encoding bestrophin-like domain, producing MSEWLVLSIAMAGVCAVVLSVTVLRHRRVGESDDPTETPDVIEYMTMMIGVVYAIVLGLAIAGVWEARSAAQDNVRAEAQAMHEISERARAYPEKPRERLRADVDAYVSYVVDTEWHHMSVNDALTDRGSALLEKVRHDVIDYEPSTDFQAEAYQPLSDYVTAADEARGNRADSVGATMPGVVWFGLITGALVTIGMVFALQIRRTARELVLAGLFSALIAFLLFLIWDFDAPFSRGVSATPEPFQLLFPHLG from the coding sequence ATGTCGGAATGGCTCGTTCTTTCCATCGCGATGGCCGGGGTGTGCGCCGTGGTCCTCTCGGTCACCGTGCTGCGTCACAGAAGGGTCGGCGAGAGCGACGACCCGACGGAAACCCCGGACGTCATCGAGTACATGACCATGATGATCGGCGTGGTCTACGCCATCGTGCTGGGCCTCGCCATCGCGGGGGTCTGGGAGGCGCGCAGCGCGGCCCAGGACAACGTGCGGGCCGAGGCGCAGGCCATGCACGAGATCTCGGAGCGGGCGCGCGCCTATCCGGAGAAGCCACGGGAACGCCTCAGGGCCGATGTGGACGCCTACGTCTCGTACGTGGTGGACACCGAGTGGCACCACATGTCGGTCAACGACGCCCTGACCGACCGCGGCAGCGCTCTGCTGGAGAAGGTCAGGCACGACGTCATCGACTACGAACCGTCCACGGACTTCCAGGCCGAGGCCTACCAGCCGCTCTCCGACTACGTGACGGCGGCGGACGAGGCCCGCGGCAACCGGGCCGACAGCGTGGGCGCGACGATGCCGGGCGTGGTGTGGTTCGGACTGATCACGGGGGCGCTGGTCACCATCGGCATGGTCTTCGCGCTCCAGATCAGGCGTACGGCACGCGAGCTGGTGCTGGCCGGACTGTTCTCGGCTCTGATCGCCTTCCTGCTCTTCCTGATCTGGGACTTCGACGCGCCGTTCAGCAGGGGGGTGTCGGCGACGCCCGAACCGTTCCAGCTCCTCTTCCCGCACCTCGGCTGA